The genomic DNA TCCCGGGGTGGCAAATACTCAGGTGACGGTCTCTGAACCCTACGGTACAGATTCCATCCCGTTTTACGGGCCGCGCCAGGCCGGGGTTGATACTCCACTGCAGGCCCACGGTATTTTCATCGGTCTGAACTTGCATGACGATACCGACTCTGACCGGCTAGCGTCGATGATGCGATTGCTCACCGATGACGCCGCCCGGCTGACGCAAGGCCGGGGGGCGCTGGCTGATCTCGACGAAGAACTCGCAGCGGCGCCTGCTCGGCTCACCGTGACCTTTGGGTTCGGTTCAGCAGTCTTCGACCGGACCAAACCAGAACTGAAACCCCCGTGGCTCAAGCCATTACCCGAATACTCGATTGACCAGCTCGATCCGGCGTGGTCCGGAGGCGACATGGTCATCCAAATCCAAGGCGATGATCCGCTCTCGGTGGCACACGCCCGTCGTATGCTACTCAAAGATTCGCGGGCCTTCGCTTCGGTGGCGTGGGTGCAAACCGGTTTCACCCACGCTAGAGCTTCACACCCGGATGACACGACGATGCGCAACCTGTTTGGCCAAGTTGATGGCACCGGCAACCCGGTGAGCGGTTCGGATCAGGCCGAGCGGGTGGTCTGGGGTGTGGGCAACGGCGACGGTAACGGCACCAAGACCCTACAACCCTGGATTGAAAACGGCACCTCCATGGTAATCCGCCGGATTGCGATGAACGTAGATGAATGGGATGAACTGGACCGCCCCATGCAAGAAGGCGTCATTGGTCGCAAACTGGGGTCTGGAGCGCCCCTGACCGGTGAACAGGAACACGACGCCCCGGATTTCGAGGCATTAGGGCCCGCAGGGTTCCCGGTAATCTCCGACATTGCGCATATCCGCCGAGCGCGCACAACCGACTCAGACGAGGCGATGTTTCGGCGCAGTTTCAACTATGATGAACAACCGACCTCTTCGGGAAGTGCGCTGCACGGTCAGACGGGTGTATCGGAATCCGGCCTGATTTTCGTGGCCTTCCAGTGCGACGTCGGGCTACAGTACACCCCTATTCAGGATCGCTTAGCTGAAACTGATCACCTGAATTTGTGGACCATCCCGATTGGGTCAGCAGTTTTTGCCATTCCGCCCGGCTGTGCGGCAGATGGCTATATCGGCGAACCGCTGTTCGTCTAGCAACACCTAGGAGCACCGTTGACGACAACCAACACCCAGACAACACCCGCACCGAACTGGCTCTGGCCGGTCTCGGTTATCACCGGTGTGGTTTTTTTGATCGTCATCGGTGTGCAATCCGGGGTCACGGGGGTCCAGGAACTCTCCGACCCCGGGGCACTCACTCGGTGGGCGCTGCCAGCAACAAAGGCTATCCACAATATTGCCTGGTCGCTGACCTTTGGTGCGCTCATGTTCGCTGCGATCATCTTGCCGCGGTGGACCAAAATGCCCAAGCGCGGCAAGCAGCAGCCACCACAGGATGCTGAAGAACATCCTGCGTATACGCGTACGATCAAAATTGCCAGCGTGTCAGCCATCGTCTGGACATTCAGTGCGATCGCGCAAATCGTGTTCACCTACTCGGATGTTGCCGGGATGCCGGTCAACACCTCGCAGGGGTTCTCCGATGGCATGCTCGACTACGTCTTAGCCATCGCGGTGGGTCGCGCTTGGTTCTGGATGACCATTATCGCAGCGGTCGTGACCAGTCTGATCTTTGCGCTGCGTAGTCCCACAGGTATGGCCTGGGCCGCGGGCATCTCGTTGGCGGGGGTCATCCCGCTGGCACTGGTTGGGCACTCATCTTCGGGCGATGACCACTTTGCTGCGGTCAACTCCATCGGGTTGCACCTATTGGGCGTGCTGCTGTGGGTCGGTGGTTTGGTGTTGTTGGCGATGCTTGCCCCCACCCTGGTCGGTACCTCGCAGGTGCGACCCAAGATTAAACAGGACCACACGCAACCGCTGGTGTACACCGTGCTGAGCCGCTACTCAGCCGTGGCCGGGGTGGCGATCATTTTGGTTGCGGGTTCCGGTATCGCCAATGCCGCCATCCGGATGGAAACCTTCGAACACTTCCTGGCACCCTACGGTTTGATGGTCGTGCTCAAATTTGTGTTGACGGTCGCACTGGGACTCATCGGATTAGCCCACCGGGTGCGGGTCATACCCCGCCTGAAAACCGGGACCACCCAACCCCCAGCCGGCGCGCGCAGAACCCTGTGGCAACTGATCGCCGTCGAAGTCGTCATCATGGTCGGGGTCATGGTGACCGCTACGCTCTTGGGGAGCTCGGAACCACCCAAACCCGAAGAAATCCCACCGGATGCTTCGCCGGCCAGAATCACCACCAAATACGAACTTCCGCCAGAGCTCACTGCGATTCGCTGGATCACCGAATGGCGCTTTAACTGGTTGTGGGTTGCCGTGGCGATCTTCCTGGCCATCTGGTACCTGCGCGCCATTCGCAAACTCGCTGATCGCGGCGACCGGTGGCCCATCCGTCGTACCATCGTCTTTTTCCTCGGGCTGGCCATCCTGGTGTGGGATACCTCCAGCGCCCCGGCGATTTACGGGCTGGTGATGTTCTCCGCCCACATGGTCAATCACATGATCCTGACCATGGTCATCCCGATCTTCCTCGTGCTCGGCGCGCCGATCACCTTGGCCATGCGTAGCATGGAGTCTCGCCGGGACGGCACACGGGGCCCACGCGAGTACATGCTGGCCATCTTGCACTCGAAGTATTCCAAAGTCATCACCAACCCGATCTTTGCCGCCGTCAACTTTGCCGGTTCCCTGGTGATTTTCTACTTCACCCCGGTATTTGAATTCGCGCTGCGCTACCACATCGGCCACGAGCTGATGAACGTGCACTTCCTGTTGACCGGATTCATCTTCGTGTCGGTCATGATCGGTATCGACCCGCTGCCAAACCGGCCCAGTTACCCGCTACGGCTGGTCATCCTGCTGGCCACCATGGTCTTCCACGCCTTCATCGCGGTGGCACTGACCGGGTCCGACTCGTTGTTGATGGCCGAATGGTTCTCGGCCATCGGTCGTGACTGGGGCGCCTCGGCGATCGAAGATCAACAAGTCGGTGGACTCATCATGTGGGGGACCGGTGAATTCCCAACTGTCGCCTTGGCCATGATCGTGTTGTTCCGCTGGCGCCAAGAAGACATGAAACACGCAAAACGTCGCGACGAACGCGTCGAAAAACACGGCGACAGCGATCTCGATGAACTCAATGACTACTACGCCCGCATGGCTGCAGCCAACGAGGAGCACACCCCACATGACACCGTCCGGTAAGACCACTCTTGTCGCCCTTTTGACCGTTGCCGGACTGGGCCTGACGAGTTGCTCGGCTGATGATGACGCCCCCGCAGCAGAACAGTCTGACCTCGAAAGCCTCATGGCCACGGATGCCCGGGGTGATCAGCGGGCCGCCGGTGGGGCGACCGCCATGGCCATGGAATTGGGTTTTGAACAGGTACAGGCCGCATCGGAGTCTGAAATCGAAGCCGTTCGGGGTAATGCTGCAGACCGCGCCGGGACTGCGGAAGAGCTCACGGTCGAGCCCGCTGCGTGTGCCCAACCCATCGCGGAGCTGGACTGGTCACCGATCCTGGCCCCTTCCGATGCGGTCACGCGCGTGGATTTTAGCACCGGTAACTTCCAAGGCGCCGGCAGCGTTGAGGTCGCGGGCATTACGGAAGACACCGGCGGCTCCACGCAAGCCGCCGATGACGTCGCAACGCATCAGCGCGCGGTCGAAGAAATCACCACCAACTGTCATGACCTGACCATGATGCTGGCGGATGACTCTGAACCCGACTGGGCCGAACTGGAATATACCTTCACCGCCGAGCCGGTCGAAACCGAGTCTGGCTCAGGACTGCGGTGGCAGCGGTATCCCACCGACGACCCCGAAGGCCAGACGACCACGGCGCTGACCATGATGACCGAGCACGACGGGTATGCCATCCAAGTGGCCTTCATTGGGGGCGAAGACATTGGCGACGATGAGTTCACCGACATCACCGAAGCGATTCTGGCCTCGGCCGTGGCCCAACTCGACTAGGCGTTAAACACGTACGGTCAGACCGTTGCGAGCCTGACCGTACGTGCATCATGTCAATTGGAGCGTTCCCTAAGTCACTGGAACACGTTCCATTCTAAAGAGCTTGCCTCAACCGGAGCTTTCGCTTCGGTAAATTCCGGGACAACGTTTCACGTCCCGGCGCCCGCAGAGCGTAGGGCATTATGATGAGACATTATGACCACACAGTCTCCGACCCTGCGACTCATCCATCTGTCAGACCTCCACCTTGTGGAAGAGGGAAAACTGCTGCGCGACGTCATGGATACTCCAGCGCGCATGCGGCAAGCCCTGGACAAACTTGTGACCCTTGATCCCGCGGCGATCATTGTCTCCGGAGACATCGGGCAGCGCAACCACTACGTCCACGACGACGCCGCAGCGTACTTCGGGCACTTCCAAGACCACCTGGACATCCCGTTTATCACCGTCAGCGGCAACCACGACCCAATCGACTCGGTGGGCACCGCCTTCAACCCGGCGAGAATCGCCTCCGGCCCAGAACTCTGCGACACCGTCCACGATATCCATGGACTGCGCATCATCGGGCTAGATTCCCACGGCGTCGGTCGAAATTTCGGGCATCTTACCGAAGCCCAGCACTCCTGGCTGGCCGAGGTGTTACAGGAACCCGCAGTCCACGGCACACTGTTGACCGTTCACCACCCGCCGATCCCATCGACCACCGTCTCGCAACGCGGTTCGGGCTTGCAGGATCCCGAGACCTTGCATGACATCATCAAAGATTCCGATGTGCGAGCGATCCTGTCGGGCCATTATCACCACCAGGTCGCCGGCACTTTGGGGCATATCCCCGTGTGGGTGTCCGGAGCAGCGTCGTATAACTTCGATCTGTTCGCAGCGCCGACGATGTTACGCGGAATGGATGACGGGTGGGCCACGATCGTCGATGTCTACCCACACACTGTCACGTTCTCCTCGTTGCTGCTGACCAGCCGTCAGCAGGTCTTTACCAAGGATGTCAGCTGAGTCTATGACGGCAATCCCCACGTTCCGGCAGCTCTATGACCTCCTAGACCGGTGGGTGGAGCCAGGCACCTGGTGGCCAGCAGACACCGATTTTGAGGTCGGCGTCGGGGCGATCCTGACCCAAAACACCGCGTGGACCAATGTAGAACAGGCCATTGAGGCGCTGCGGTCCAACCGTCTCCTGACGCCTGTTGGCATCGCGAGTGTGGATATAAGTGGTCTCAAGGAACTGATTCGTCCCGCTGGATTTATGAACGCCAAAGCCACGTACCTCAAAAATTACACGACCTGGTATCTAGCCAATTACACTTCAGCCGCGGAGCTCCCGACCGACCAACTGCGGCAAAATCTCATGGCGGTACGTGGGATCGGCCCAGAAACGGCTGATGTGCTGCTGCTGTATGTGTATGACCGACCGGTGTTTATCTGGGATGCATATGCTAGGAGATTTCTTACAGCCGCTGGATATGCAACCCCACAAGGGTACGAACCAGCGCGTCGAGCTCTGACCGGTGTGATGCTGGAGGCTGATTTCACCACAGTAGAACAACAGCGGTTCCATGGCCTCATTGTGCAAGCCGGCAAGGAAGCTACAGTCGTTGGTGGTTGGGAGACATACTGGCAGCAGTTACAAGGCGCCCCGTAGGGAGCTGCTTGTGACATAAACAGAGCGGGTGACGGGAATCGAACCCGCGTATCTTGCTTGGGAAGCAAGCGCTCTACCATTGAGCTACACCCGCGTGGCTTCACCAAATCCGGTGTTCTGGTTGAAGACCTAGGGAATATCTTAACACCCTTGGCGACCACCGTCGCGTATTTCATCGGTGCGGCGATTTGCCGGTGGTGAAACCTGACTACTTCGTGTGACGCATGGCCTTGCGCCCAGCGTGGGATAAGGAAGAATACACACCATGACTTCGGCAGCTTCCACTCCTCGTATCCGCGCCTCCGAACTGGTCGGTGAGACCTGGTTCAACATCGGCGATAAAGACCTCAGCCTCAAAGACCTTCGCGGCAAAATTGTCATCCTCGACTTTTGGGCGTTTTGTTGTGTCAACTGTCTCCACGTCCTGGACGAACTGCGCCCGCTCGAGGCCAAATACTCCGACGTGTTAGTCACCGTGGGCGTGCACTCGCCGAAATTCGACTACGAGGCAGAAACTTCAGCGGTCGCAGCGGCCATCGAGCGCTATGACATCGCCCACCCGGTCATCAACGACCCAGAACTCATCACCTGGCAGGCCTACACCGCGCGAGCTTGGCCCACCCTGGTGGTCGTCGACCCAGAAGGCTACGTCGTGGCCCACCTGACCGGGGAAGGCCATGTTTCCGGGCTGTATTCACTGGTCGAACAACTCATCGAAGAACACGACGCCAAAGGCACCCTGCACCGCGGCGAAGGACCCTATGTGGCCCCGGAACCGGTGGCGCGGGATTTGAAATTCCCGGCCAAGGCCATCGCGCTGGGAGCGCGCGGCAGCCGCAACGGCTCGTTCTTGGTCGCTGACACCGGCCACCATCGTCTCGTCGAAGTGGCCGATGACTTAGAAACCGTGTTGCAAACCATCGGCGGCAACGGCACCGGCGAACCCATTGACGCGGACACTGCCGTCGCCGATCCCGATAAAATCTCGGTGCGCGGTCACGCCGACGGCGGCCGTGAGATCGCACTCTTCAATGAACCCCACGGCCTGGCACTGTTGCCCGACGAGGTCGCCGAGACCGTCGGTTATGATGTGCTCGTCGCCGATGCCGTCAACCACCGACTGCGTGCAGTGAACCTGTCCACCGGAGAGGTCAACACGGTGGCCGGCAACGGCGTCCAGCGGCTGATTGATTCCGAACGCATCCAGGAAGAATCCAACGACGACACCGAAACAGTCGATCTGGCACCCTTCGACGCCGGCGCGCTCGAGACCTCACTGTCGACCCCCTGGGATGTGCAGTACTCATCAGCCGAAGGCCTCGCCATCATCGCGATGGCTGGCACCCACCAGCTGTTTTCCTATAACCCGATGACCAAAGAACTAGCCGTTTATGCTGGCACCGCGCTCGAAGGTTTGACCGATGGACCAGCCGACGAAGCCTGGTTCGCCCAATCCTCGGGGCTATCCATCGATGCCAATGGCGTGCTCTGGGTCGCCGACGCCGAAACGTCAGCGGTGCGCTATGTCATCCCCGCATCCCAAACGGTTTCGAAGAAACCTGAAGTTGGCACCGTGGTGGGTACCGGGCTGTTCGACTTCGGCTTCCGCGACGGTGATCCCGAAGAGGCCCGGCTCCAGCACCCGCTGGGGGTCACTAACCTGCCGGACGGTTCGGTACTGATCGCTGATACCTACAACCACGCGATCCGCCGTTGGGCCCCAGAAACGATCAACCCCGATGGCACGACGAAACCCGCCGAGGTCACCACGGTCGCCCGAGACCTCCAAGAACCCTCGGACATTCTGGTCGAGACCGACGTCGATGGCAACGCGGTGTCCATCGTCGTGGTCGAAACCAATGCCCACCAGTTGGTGCGCATTGCCGTGCCCGAAAAGTTCCTGCACGTCGACGAAGGCGCGATGCAAGTCCAGCGCCCACCAACCAAACTGGTCGCCGGTGACGTGCCGATCAATATTTCGTTTGCCGCGCCGAAAGGCCAGAAACTTGATGACCGGTGGGGCGACCCCACCCAACTGACCATCTCCTCGACCCCAGAGAACCTGCTGCTCGAAGGTGAGGGCCGCGAAACCGGCCTGAACCGCCAACTGAAGCTCAACCCCGAAGTCTCCGAAGGGGTGCTGCACGTGACCGCCCGTGCTGCAGCCTGTGACGGCGAGCCCGGCCAGCCGATCCCTGATTCAGCCGCCTGCCACCTGTATCAGCAGGACTGGGGGATCCCGGTGACCATTCACACCGACGGCGACGAAGGCGCCCACACCGCCTTGGATCTGGACCTGCGGGGCATTCACTAACGTCAGACTCAACACAGCGATCCGTTCGGGATAGACTAGGCACCAACGTGTCGTCTACCCGAACGGATTTGTTGTTTCATGGCAACCCTGATCGCCCACGGCTCCGAACCAACAGCCCACACCTTCGCGCAACGTCTTGCCAGGACGCTGGGCGACCAACGCGGGGTGACGACCGCCGTGGAAGAGTTCCCGGTCGCGGCACGCTACGTTGACAACGTTGAAGCAGTCATCGTCGTGGCCGAAGCCCAAGATGAAGCCTTCCACCACGGCGCACGGAATTTCATGAACGCCCAGTACGCTGAGCTCGCCGACAAGACGCTGTTCGTGGCAGCTTTGGGGACCACCGAAGAACTGACCCCCACACAGCAGACCGCCATCGATGCATTCCAACCGCGCGACACCGGATACTTCCGCACTGACCTTCCACACGAGGACGCGCTCAAACTCTGGGCCGGACAGATCAACACGCGCGGTGCAGTGTAGTCACTGACGCTGCACTATTGCCAGTTGGGTCGCACCCGAATATATTCCGGGGTGAGTTCTAAGTCGGCGGACATTTCAAAGACTTCCTCGTAGTCCACGGCCGACTGCTGACCGGTGCCGATGTGAATCTCTTGGGCGGATAAATGCGCGGTGGCCATCACTCTTTCGATGGCAGGTTCGGAGTCTTCCCACGAATATTGCACATCCGGAACATCGATCGACCATGCCACTGAATCAGGCACGACCCGGTTGGCCGTTTCATACCCGAAAGGACACCCTGCTGGTTTCAGCACCGTCTGCTGGGTGCAGCGCTGCAGTTCCTGTTGTACCTCT from Enteractinococcus fodinae includes the following:
- a CDS encoding cytochrome c oxidase assembly protein; this encodes MTTTNTQTTPAPNWLWPVSVITGVVFLIVIGVQSGVTGVQELSDPGALTRWALPATKAIHNIAWSLTFGALMFAAIILPRWTKMPKRGKQQPPQDAEEHPAYTRTIKIASVSAIVWTFSAIAQIVFTYSDVAGMPVNTSQGFSDGMLDYVLAIAVGRAWFWMTIIAAVVTSLIFALRSPTGMAWAAGISLAGVIPLALVGHSSSGDDHFAAVNSIGLHLLGVLLWVGGLVLLAMLAPTLVGTSQVRPKIKQDHTQPLVYTVLSRYSAVAGVAIILVAGSGIANAAIRMETFEHFLAPYGLMVVLKFVLTVALGLIGLAHRVRVIPRLKTGTTQPPAGARRTLWQLIAVEVVIMVGVMVTATLLGSSEPPKPEEIPPDASPARITTKYELPPELTAIRWITEWRFNWLWVAVAIFLAIWYLRAIRKLADRGDRWPIRRTIVFFLGLAILVWDTSSAPAIYGLVMFSAHMVNHMILTMVIPIFLVLGAPITLAMRSMESRRDGTRGPREYMLAILHSKYSKVITNPIFAAVNFAGSLVIFYFTPVFEFALRYHIGHELMNVHFLLTGFIFVSVMIGIDPLPNRPSYPLRLVILLATMVFHAFIAVALTGSDSLLMAEWFSAIGRDWGASAIEDQQVGGLIMWGTGEFPTVALAMIVLFRWRQEDMKHAKRRDERVEKHGDSDLDELNDYYARMAAANEEHTPHDTVR
- a CDS encoding Dyp-type peroxidase, whose translation is MTNTSNSAHEQPIKGVSRRGLLLGAGGLVGGGLIGAATGYSAASVGAPAAPGDLQQPVTVSPGVANTQVTVSEPYGTDSIPFYGPRQAGVDTPLQAHGIFIGLNLHDDTDSDRLASMMRLLTDDAARLTQGRGALADLDEELAAAPARLTVTFGFGSAVFDRTKPELKPPWLKPLPEYSIDQLDPAWSGGDMVIQIQGDDPLSVAHARRMLLKDSRAFASVAWVQTGFTHARASHPDDTTMRNLFGQVDGTGNPVSGSDQAERVVWGVGNGDGNGTKTLQPWIENGTSMVIRRIAMNVDEWDELDRPMQEGVIGRKLGSGAPLTGEQEHDAPDFEALGPAGFPVISDIAHIRRARTTDSDEAMFRRSFNYDEQPTSSGSALHGQTGVSESGLIFVAFQCDVGLQYTPIQDRLAETDHLNLWTIPIGSAVFAIPPGCAADGYIGEPLFV
- a CDS encoding metallophosphoesterase family protein produces the protein MTTQSPTLRLIHLSDLHLVEEGKLLRDVMDTPARMRQALDKLVTLDPAAIIVSGDIGQRNHYVHDDAAAYFGHFQDHLDIPFITVSGNHDPIDSVGTAFNPARIASGPELCDTVHDIHGLRIIGLDSHGVGRNFGHLTEAQHSWLAEVLQEPAVHGTLLTVHHPPIPSTTVSQRGSGLQDPETLHDIIKDSDVRAILSGHYHHQVAGTLGHIPVWVSGAASYNFDLFAAPTMLRGMDDGWATIVDVYPHTVTFSSLLLTSRQQVFTKDVS
- a CDS encoding endonuclease III domain-containing protein, translated to MTAIPTFRQLYDLLDRWVEPGTWWPADTDFEVGVGAILTQNTAWTNVEQAIEALRSNRLLTPVGIASVDISGLKELIRPAGFMNAKATYLKNYTTWYLANYTSAAELPTDQLRQNLMAVRGIGPETADVLLLYVYDRPVFIWDAYARRFLTAAGYATPQGYEPARRALTGVMLEADFTTVEQQRFHGLIVQAGKEATVVGGWETYWQQLQGAP
- a CDS encoding NHL domain-containing thioredoxin family protein, producing the protein MTSAASTPRIRASELVGETWFNIGDKDLSLKDLRGKIVILDFWAFCCVNCLHVLDELRPLEAKYSDVLVTVGVHSPKFDYEAETSAVAAAIERYDIAHPVINDPELITWQAYTARAWPTLVVVDPEGYVVAHLTGEGHVSGLYSLVEQLIEEHDAKGTLHRGEGPYVAPEPVARDLKFPAKAIALGARGSRNGSFLVADTGHHRLVEVADDLETVLQTIGGNGTGEPIDADTAVADPDKISVRGHADGGREIALFNEPHGLALLPDEVAETVGYDVLVADAVNHRLRAVNLSTGEVNTVAGNGVQRLIDSERIQEESNDDTETVDLAPFDAGALETSLSTPWDVQYSSAEGLAIIAMAGTHQLFSYNPMTKELAVYAGTALEGLTDGPADEAWFAQSSGLSIDANGVLWVADAETSAVRYVIPASQTVSKKPEVGTVVGTGLFDFGFRDGDPEEARLQHPLGVTNLPDGSVLIADTYNHAIRRWAPETINPDGTTKPAEVTTVARDLQEPSDILVETDVDGNAVSIVVVETNAHQLVRIAVPEKFLHVDEGAMQVQRPPTKLVAGDVPINISFAAPKGQKLDDRWGDPTQLTISSTPENLLLEGEGRETGLNRQLKLNPEVSEGVLHVTARAAACDGEPGQPIPDSAACHLYQQDWGIPVTIHTDGDEGAHTALDLDLRGIH